In bacterium, a single window of DNA contains:
- the ybaB gene encoding Nucleoid-associated protein YbaB, which produces MLPDLQTLMKEAEAMQGRMEAARTRLGGMILQGSAAEGEITVTINGLLEVQKVSISVAAADKYNLKEIEDHLQVAMNMALQMAQAQASSEMEKASGGLNPAKLLKNLQGFGA; this is translated from the coding sequence ATGCTCCCAGACCTGCAGACACTGATGAAAGAAGCGGAAGCCATGCAGGGACGCATGGAAGCTGCCCGGACCCGTCTGGGAGGCATGATCCTGCAGGGCTCCGCAGCCGAGGGTGAAATCACGGTCACGATCAACGGCTTGCTAGAAGTACAGAAGGTCAGCATTTCGGTAGCTGCCGCAGACAAGTACAACTTGAAGGAAATCGAGGACCATCTGCAGGTCGCGATGAACATGGCCCTCCAGATGGCACAAGCACAGGCCAGCAGCGAAATGGAAAAGGCATCCGGTGGGCTGAATCCCGCGAAACTGCTTAAAAATCTCCAGGGATTCGGGGCATAG